Below is a genomic region from Deinococcus arcticus.
GACCTCCAGCATGGGCCAGATGCAGGTCAGCACCATTGCCAACCTCAGCGCGGTGCTCACGGCGCGCCGGGCGGACGAGGGGCATGTGGGCGTGTTTGGGGACCGTCTGGAGACTTTCCGGGTCCAGGGCCGGGTCATGCCGAACCTGGAGCGGGCCGAGCGGCTGGCCCAGACCATTGGCGGCGCCACGGAAAACGGCATCTGGCTCTTCTGGGACCGCGCCATCCGGGAGCGGCAGCACTGGGATCAGGTGTTCGTGTACAGCGACATGCAGGCCGGGCACGGGGGCCTGTATGGCACGGATGTGGGGGCTTACAAGGCCTATGTCTGGCCCGGCGGCGGGCACTACATTGACGTCCCGAAGTTGATTCAGACCTACCGGCAGGAGGTCAACCCCCAGGTGATGGTCTATCTCGTACAGGTGGCGGGGTACAGCGACACCATCGTGCCCGAAACGTACCGCGGCACCTTCATCCTGGGCGGGTGGGGCGACGGCCTCCTGCGGTACGCCCACGCGATGAGTCAGCAGTTCAGAGCTTGAAAAGGCGCCCCACGCGGGGCGCTTTTTCGTGGACGTTGCTGGTTTTGCCCTGTCATACGGATTCCGAAAAATTCCGTAATGTGTTCCGGAATTTTTTCGACCGGAGGGACTCGAAGAGCTGCGCAGCAGAGAAGGAACAAATGCGGATTTCCGGGAATTGGGCTGGAACAGCGCCGAAGGCGGGGAACATCCGGCTCCTTCCCAGATGGTACGGAAATGGACGGCCGTCCGTATCACGGCGCAGGCTTCTGTGGTTGCGCCGGTGTTCGGTGCGAACAGGGCCGCTGGCTCTTGTGGTCAAGAAAGGCGAAACCTTGCGCACAATCATTCATGCTATGTTTTTTAAAGCAGTTTACTGATTGACTATTCTGCGTCGCCGGCCCGGTCCAAGGAGGCCCTATGTTCACCTTTTTCCGTCGTCACGCCCTTCGTAAGCGGCTCTTTCCTGCCGCGTGGCTGGAGGTGCTGCGGCGCCGCCTGCCCTGGTACCACCGCCTCACACCCGAACTGCAACGGCGCCTGCAGGGGCGCATCCAGATTTTCCTGGCGGAAAAGACTTTCGAAGGCTGCGGCGGTCTGGACGTCACTGACACCATGCGCGTGATCGTCGCGGCGCAGGCCTGCCGGCTGGAACTGCAGCACGACCCCACCCATTTCCCGCACTGCACCACGATCTACCTTTATCCCGACGCGTTTGTCTCTCCCGTTCCCCAGCTGCTGCCCGGTGGCGTGATCGGCGAGATACCGACTGTGCGCATCGGTGAATCGTGGCACCGGGGCAGCGTGGTGCTGGCCTGGCGTGCGGTAGAAGCCAGCACCTGGGCCGCCTGGACCGGGCGGAACGTTGTGCTGCACGAATTTGCCCATCAGCTCGACAGTGGCAGCGGCGCGGTGGACGGCGCACCGGCGCTGCGTAGCAGCGCTGCCTACACCCGCTGGGCGCAGGTGGTGAACGGCGCCCTGACCCGGCTGCGCGCCCACCTCGCCTGGGGCGAGGCCCCCATTGATCCGTACGCCGCGCAGAACCCCGCCGAATTCTTTGCGGTTGCTACCGAACTGTACTTTGAAGCCCCGCAGCGCCTGCGCGCCTTTGACCCGGCGCTGCACCAGCTTCTGGAAGACTATTACGGCGCCTTTCCCAGCGCTGGCGCAGAGGCCGCCTGAATCGCCGGCAGGCCACCAGTCCTCAGAGGGTGGCCCAGCGCGGCGTCATGCTCTCGAACGGGCGGTCAAACAACCCCGGCTGGGCCGCGTGGTTGAACACCTGCTGAAAGTCCCCTGGGGTCAGGCCCTTGCGCAGCCGGGCGGCGTAGGTGCTGACCAGCGCCGCGGCGTAGTGCCGCACGTCGTAATCGTGGCCGTCCGGGTTCACGTCCAGGGGCGTCAGGCCGTGCCCCTGGCGGTGGTACAGGGTCACGCGCTCGCCCGCCGTCCACGCGCGGCCCAGGTTGCACAGCGCCTCATAGGCCGCCTCCCGGCGCGCCGCGCGCGTGCGGGCGTACTGCTCTGGTGATTTGGTCAGGCGCACCCGGCTGGCCACCTCTGCGTTGGTGCAGGCACGTGTTTCAAGCGCGTGCAGGGTATCCAGGTATGTCTGCCTCACCCCCGCCACGTCGCCGGACAGCAGGCACCGCAGCGCCCGCTGCAAGAAGGCCCGCCCGTACGCTTCGGTGCGGCTGGATTCGAACGCGGCGCCGCGCACGTCCAGGCGCCCGTCGTATCGCAACAGCGCGTAATTCTTGATCTCGTGGCTGAGCATCGCCTGCGCCCGGCCGTCGAATTCCAGTGAGATGCCGCTCGGCAGCGCCGCGTCCACCGCCGCGATCAGCTGCCGCTCCTGCGTTTCGGTCCAGGCACCCGGCGTGGCAAAGAACACCCCGTCGGTGTCCGCTTCGATCAGGGTGACGCCCTGGGCCCGCAGGGCCTGCACGACGCCGCCCAGCAGGTCGCGCCCCCGCGCGGTGATGCGGTCGGCGGCGGCGGCGTCAGCGAAGAGCGCCATGCGCCCGGCCCCCAGGTACCCGTACCCGGAGTTCACCACGAGTTTCATCGCGCTCTGCATGGCTTCGTGCTCGCCCCGGTCACCGCGCCGGGCAGCCGTCTTGTGGTGAAGTCGCAGCGCGGTCAGGTGATCCATCAGGTGCAGGAACGCGCCCAGGGGATCACCCGCCGGGCCAATCCGGTCGTGGCGGATGATGCTGGGGTACATGCTGGCCACATCCGCTTTCACCACATGCGGCAGTATCCCCTCGGCGTACAGGTGCACGGCGCCGCCCTGATGGGGACTGGTGGACCGCTCTGACGGGCCGGGCAGCGCGTGACCCGCCCGGAGATACGCCCGGATGAGCATGGGTTCCAGCATGCCGGTGGCGGTGCCGGCGTACGGCAACCGGTGGTACGGCCGCGGCGCCATCTGTGCCAGCGCAAACGCCGGGGCCAGCACCCGCCGGGCCAGCGCGTCCACTTCCTCCACGTCCTGCAGGGCGTAGCGCCGCACCCGCGCTGGGTCAGTCTGGTACGTCTGCGCCACCAGCGCCCCCTCCAGGTACACGCGGTCAGGCGGGGCCAGCCCCAGGTGCTGCGAGACGGCCTTCAGGCCCATGCTGGGCAGGTCCAGGCGGCGCACAGCGTCCAGGGTGTCCACGATCTCACGTCCGGCGCACGCCCAGTGGGGGGAACTGCGGCCGTCCTGCACGGGCCACAGCCCGGCCGGCCCCCCGGGGCGGCTGAAATTGAGGGTCAGGCCATGGGTCTGCGCGCGGCCCACGAGGAAGGGCAGATCGAAGCGCATGATGTTGTGGTTCTCTATGACATCCGGGTCGCGCGCGGCCACCAGTTGCAGCAGTGCCCGGATCAGGGCGGGCTCATCTTCTGGCTGCGGCGCTTCGAGCACCTGCTCGAAGCCGCGGTTGTCCCGCACCGCCACCATGAAGATGCGGCCCATGTCGGGTTTGAGGCTGGTGGTTTCCAGATCAAACTGCAGGCGGTGCACGTCATCGAAGGTCAGACCCTTGAAGGAGGTGCGGCCGGACGCCATCAGGTACTGCTCGGCCGGGCCCACACTGACATACTCCGGCAGGTCGTGCAGGCTCGTGACGCGCCGCCCCAGTCGCCTTTGGGCGCCATTCAGGACCGCCTGCCGCAGGGCCCGGCCATCCTGCGCGCTCAGCAGGTAGCGCAGCGTGCCTGAGCCGCCCGGCAGTTCACGCGCGCTGAATGGCGCGGCGTCATCCCCCAGCACCAGCCGGGGCCCCAGATGCTCGACGTCCGCGAGGTCGCGGGCGTACAGCCAGGGCCGGAAGCGGGCCCGCTCCAGCGTGACCTGCGCCCCCGCGCGGCGCCAGACCAGCGCGCGGCCGGACAGGTCCGCGTGCACCGACACGATCCCCGGCGTGGGGTCGTGCCCGAACACCACCGGGTCCAGGTCAGGGAAAGGGGAGTCGGGGTTCACCGGTGACGCACTCCTGTCGCCCGGAGGTCCCGCGCCCTCAACGGGTCCCGCGCCCATCCACGACGCGCGGCAGTTTGCCGCCCTGGCTGCGGGGCAGGCTGCCTGCCTCACACAGTTCGCACTCGATGGTCACGCCCACCTGCGCTTTGACGAGGCGGATGACTTCAAGCCGCAGGGCGTGGTCAAGCCGCGTGCTTTCCACCCGCAGCCGCAGCTCGTCCAGGCTTCCGCTGCGCGACAGCACCAGTTGGTAGTGGGGGCTCAGCTCCGTCAGGTGGGTCAGCACCGCTTCAATCTGGGTGGGGTACACGTTCACGCCGCGCAGAATCAACATGTCGTCGCTGCGCCCGCGAATGCGGTCCATGCGTCGCATGGTGCGTCCGGTGCGGTTGTCACCCGGCAACAGGCGGGTGATGTCGCCCGTCCAGTAGCGCAGAAGCGGCATGGCCGTGCGGGACATGCTCGTCAGAACCAGCACGCCGTCCTCTCCGTCCGGCAGGTGCTCCCCGGTGACCGGGTCCACGATCTCCGGGTAGAAGTGATCCTCCCACAGGTAGGCGCCGTTCTGTTCCTGCGCGTCCTCGCAGCTCACCCCCGGGCCGATGATCTCGGACAGGCCGTAGATGTTGGTGGCGCGCAGGCCCAGGCGCGTCTGCACGTCCTGCCGCATGGTGTCTGACCAGGGTTCGGCGCCCAGAACCGCATACTGCAGGCTGATGGTCCCGGGCGTGTGGCCCCGCCGCGCGAGGGCGTCGGCCAGCACCAGCGCGTAACTGGGCGTGCACGCGACCACCTCCGGTTCCAGGTCCTCGATCAGCTGCACCTGACGCTCTGTGCCGCCGCCCGACACGGGAACGACGCCCAGTCCCAGCCGCTCCGCGCCGGCGTGCGCGCCCAGGCCGCCGGTAAACAGCCCGTACCCGTACGCGTTGTGAAAGAGCATGCCGGGCCGGGCACCCCCCGCGTACAGGCTGCGGGCCACCACTTCCGCAAAGACATTCAGGTCGTTGTCGTCGTATCCCACGACCGTCGCCTTCCCGCTGGTGCCGCTGGACGCGTGGACCCGCCGCAGCTGCGCGCGGTCCACGGCGCACAGGCCAAACGGAGAGTGGTCCCGCAGGTCGTTTTTGCGGGTGAAGGGAAAGCGGCGCAGGTCATCCAGCGAGGTCAGGTCGCTGGGGCCGAGGCCCGCCTGGGCAAATTTCTCCCGGTAGGCAGGCACGCGCTCGTACAGGCACGCGGCCGTGGCTTGCAGGCGGTCCAGTTGCAGGGCGCGCAGGGCAGGGAGGGGCATGGCTTCGGCAGACGGGTTGAACATCGGTGTTCTCCCTTGAGGATGGGCGGTGGGGGTAGAGGGCTGCACTTCCGTTCCCCACCAGAATGCCTGAACTGAAAAGGAGCCGGCGCACACCGCATGGAACTGGGCGTGGGTGAACAGCGGTGCCAGCTGCGGCGCCGTGGGGCGCCCCACCGTGCAGCAGGCCCCATCGCCGGCCGGCCAGTCAGCGTGGCCCCAGGATCCCCACAGCGGCGTGACTGGGCAGCTGGTGCGTTCAACTGCCTACTCGCGGCGCCACCACCGCCCGCCAAACACGTGCAGCACCAGCCCGGCAAAGACCAGCGCGGCGCCCAGCGCCTTGCCCGGCGGAAACGCCTCCTGGTAGGCCAGGGCGCTGGCGACCAGGCCAAAGACCGGCACCAGCAGCGACAGGGGCGCCACGCGGGCCGCGCCGTGCCGCTGAATCAGCGCGGCCCAGACCCCGAACCCCAGCACGGTGTTCGCCAGCCCCATGAACAGCACGGCGGCCCAGAACGCAGCGCCGCTGTGCGTGAAGGTGCGCGCCACGGCGTCCCAGCCGCTGGTGAACCCGGCCAGCAGTGCCAGCGGCACAGGCGGAATCAGGGCGCTCCAGACCACCAGCGAGAACATGTTCACGTCGCCCGACGCCCGGACCAGCAGGTTGCTGACCGCCCAGCCCAGCGCGGCCAGCAGGGTCAGGATCAGGCTGGGCAGCGTGAGATCCCCACCGGACAGGGCCCCGATGACGCCCATGCCACTGAACGCCAGGATGATGCCCAGCACCTGCCAGGGCTGCACGCGCTCGCCCAGCACGCGCGCGGCCAGCAGCGCCGTGAAGAAGGCCTGCATCTGCATGAGCAGGGAACCCAGCCCGGCGCTCATACCCAGCTGAATGGCGAGGTACAGCAGCCCGAACTGCACCACGCCCACCGCCAGCCCGTAGCCCCACAGCAGGCGGGCCGACAGGCGCGGCCGGGGCACGAAAAACACGGCTGGCAGGGCCGCTGCCAGAAAGCGCAGGGCCGCCACCAGCAGGGGCGGGGCGTCCGCGACGCTCCATTTGATCACGATGAAGTTCACGCCCCAGATGCCAGTAATCAGAAGCGCCAGAAGCAGCGCTCGGGTGTTCAGCGGAGCAGGCACACCCGTCATGCGCGGGAGTATACGCCCACGTTCTGGTCGCCTCGTCCGGGCTGGCGGAACGTGGCACGCTCTGGGCCGCAGAGCTGTATCAGGGCGCCGCACACCGGGGACATCCGCCGCCTTTCTGGTTCTGCTGCGCAGCTCTGCGGGTCTCCCTGGTTGCAAAAACCCCGTTACACAGGGCGGCGGGTTTCAGAAGCCGGTTCCGCTGAGCAGGGGGCAGCGTTGATCTCCAGGGCGCACATTGCCTAAGCTGCCGTGGATGCTCCCTGAATCGTCTGCGACTGCCCGCGCGCTCCTTGACGCCTATGACGCCCAGCTTCGGGAAGAGGCCGAGATGGGGTCGGCAACAGAGGTGGACCGCCACGGACCGCTGTGGCGCGGGAAGTTCGGGGCACGGGGTTTCGTTTCATACCGCGATCTGGGGGGCCTGAGCGGCGCCGCCCTCGACGACCTTATTGCCCAGACACTTGACCACTACATCAGGGACGAGCGCGTCACGTCCTTCGAGTGGAAAACGCGGGGGCACGACGCGCCAGCCGATCTTCCCGAACGTCTTCTGGCCCACGGCTTGCAGGCCGAAGAGGCGGAAACCGTGATGCTGGGCGAGGCGCAGCGGCTGGCGGTGGACGTGCCGCTGCCACCCGGCGTGCGGCTGCGGCGCATTGATGATCAGGCGGACCCGCTACCGGATCTGAGGCGGGCGGCGGCGGCGCAGGAACGGGCGTTCGGCTTTCCGTTCGGCGTGGAGGACTTCGTGCGGCGGCTGGAGAGCAGGCGCGGCCTGATCGAGATCTGGGTGGCCGAAGCGCAGGGTGAGGTGGTCTGTACGGGGCGCCTGGAAGTGGTGCCGGGCACCGATTTCGCGGGCATCTGGGGCGGCGGCACGGTGCCGCAGTGGCGGGGGCAGGGCATCTACCGGGCCCTTACCGCCGAGCGGGCGAAGTCGGCCCTGGCGCGCGGCGTGCGTTTTTTATACAGCGATTCCACAGCCTTTTCGCGGCCGATCCTGCAGCGCAGCGGCCTGCTGCCGGTCACCACCACAACCCCGTATGTCTGGCCCCGCGAGGCGACCGGGTAAGGACCGGGGCCGGCAGCGCTGCTGGCCCTCAGCGGGCAGGGCGGTGAGGCGTAGGCAGCGCGGCGGCGCAGTGGTCAATCCGGTCGGCCAGGTGGCGCAGGGCGGCGGCCAGCTGCGCCCGGGGGCCCGGTTGCCGCAGGCGGCGCCGGACGTCAGCTTCGGCGAGGTGCTGGGCGATGCGCTGCTCGTAGGCCTCGTGGGTGGGCGCGTGCAGCTGAAGGAACAGGTGGTCGTTCATGAGGTCTCCTGTGGGTCTGCGGTGGCGTCAAGGTAGGGGGCAAGGTGGACCTGCAGCGCCTGAAAGCCCTGGTGGCCCAGGCTGTAGTACACCGTGGTGCCTTTTTTCTCGGCGGTAACCAGCCCCGCGTCAACCAGAATTTTCATGTGGTGGCTGACGGTGGGCTGGCTGACGCCGAGCCGCTGGCTGATGCTGCCAGCGAAGCATTCGCCGCGCCGCCGGGCTTCCGCAGCCAGCAGCAGTACCTCGAGAATCTGCTGCCGGGTGGGGTCAGCGAGGGCGCGGAGGACGTCGTGGTGAACAGCAGGACTCACACCATCAATGTACATCTAAATAGATAAATGTCAATATAGATAAGCGTAGATGCTTAGAGCCTGAGGAAAGCCTGCACGCTGGGCGGGGTCTGATACGGATTCCGAAAAAGTCCGTAATCCATTACGGACTTTTTCCGACCGGAGGGAGAAGGAAAAGTGACGGAGTTCCAGGAATTGGGCTGGAACAGCGCCGAAGGCGGGGAACATCCAGTTCTTTTCTGGATGTTACGGAAATGGACGGCAGTCCGTATGAGCCCCAAGTGCCCTCCGGCCAAGGGCGGCAGGGCCCCAGGTTTGCGGGCTGAAGCCCTCACCTCTGCCGGCCAGAAGACAGGAGCTGCGGGTACCGCAAGGCCAGTGGTCTTTGGCCGAGACAGTGGTATGGCCACCGGTGGGACTTCTGGTGAACCGCTCAAGCGCCCTGGCGGGGGCGGCTTCCCGCTTCTTCGGCTGTCGTCCCCACGGCAGCGCCATGGTCCCTGTCAGCGGATCAGGGGCGGCTGGCCAGCCTTCTGTGCTGGCACAGGCCGCCTTCCGCCTCCGTGGAGTCGCCGCTGGTCTGCCCCGCAAAGCTCCGGCTCAGGGCCGGGCGTCACCTGGAAGCGGATACAGCACCAGCGAAACCGGCAGAAACGACCCGCCCGCCGGAATAAAGGACAGCCGGACAGTGCGGGCGGCGCTGCGCCACAGCAGCAGCGGCTGGTCTCCATTGGTCAGGACGCCAGAGCCCGGAATGCGGACCACCTGCCGGTCCAGGCCGTCGTCGAGCACCACGCCGCCCCGGTACACCCCCCCGCGCGGAGCAAAGGCAATGACCACGCGGTTGCCCGGCACCGTGTTCTCAACGGTCAGTTCATACAGCAGCCCGTAGTTGCCGCTCAGGCGCTGCGGCGTGCCAGTCAGGGCGTCGGTGCCGAGCAGCGGCAGATCGCTGACTGCGTCGCCCAGCGGTACCTGCACGGGCGCCCCGCCCACCGGCA
It encodes:
- a CDS encoding zinc-dependent peptidase, whose amino-acid sequence is MFTFFRRHALRKRLFPAAWLEVLRRRLPWYHRLTPELQRRLQGRIQIFLAEKTFEGCGGLDVTDTMRVIVAAQACRLELQHDPTHFPHCTTIYLYPDAFVSPVPQLLPGGVIGEIPTVRIGESWHRGSVVLAWRAVEASTWAAWTGRNVVLHEFAHQLDSGSGAVDGAPALRSSAAYTRWAQVVNGALTRLRAHLAWGEAPIDPYAAQNPAEFFAVATELYFEAPQRLRAFDPALHQLLEDYYGAFPSAGAEAA
- a CDS encoding DNA polymerase domain-containing protein, with the translated sequence MNPDSPFPDLDPVVFGHDPTPGIVSVHADLSGRALVWRRAGAQVTLERARFRPWLYARDLADVEHLGPRLVLGDDAAPFSARELPGGSGTLRYLLSAQDGRALRQAVLNGAQRRLGRRVTSLHDLPEYVSVGPAEQYLMASGRTSFKGLTFDDVHRLQFDLETTSLKPDMGRIFMVAVRDNRGFEQVLEAPQPEDEPALIRALLQLVAARDPDVIENHNIMRFDLPFLVGRAQTHGLTLNFSRPGGPAGLWPVQDGRSSPHWACAGREIVDTLDAVRRLDLPSMGLKAVSQHLGLAPPDRVYLEGALVAQTYQTDPARVRRYALQDVEEVDALARRVLAPAFALAQMAPRPYHRLPYAGTATGMLEPMLIRAYLRAGHALPGPSERSTSPHQGGAVHLYAEGILPHVVKADVASMYPSIIRHDRIGPAGDPLGAFLHLMDHLTALRLHHKTAARRGDRGEHEAMQSAMKLVVNSGYGYLGAGRMALFADAAAADRITARGRDLLGGVVQALRAQGVTLIEADTDGVFFATPGAWTETQERQLIAAVDAALPSGISLEFDGRAQAMLSHEIKNYALLRYDGRLDVRGAAFESSRTEAYGRAFLQRALRCLLSGDVAGVRQTYLDTLHALETRACTNAEVASRVRLTKSPEQYARTRAARREAAYEALCNLGRAWTAGERVTLYHRQGHGLTPLDVNPDGHDYDVRHYAAALVSTYAARLRKGLTPGDFQQVFNHAAQPGLFDRPFESMTPRWATL
- a CDS encoding AMP-binding protein, which produces MFNPSAEAMPLPALRALQLDRLQATAACLYERVPAYREKFAQAGLGPSDLTSLDDLRRFPFTRKNDLRDHSPFGLCAVDRAQLRRVHASSGTSGKATVVGYDDNDLNVFAEVVARSLYAGGARPGMLFHNAYGYGLFTGGLGAHAGAERLGLGVVPVSGGGTERQVQLIEDLEPEVVACTPSYALVLADALARRGHTPGTISLQYAVLGAEPWSDTMRQDVQTRLGLRATNIYGLSEIIGPGVSCEDAQEQNGAYLWEDHFYPEIVDPVTGEHLPDGEDGVLVLTSMSRTAMPLLRYWTGDITRLLPGDNRTGRTMRRMDRIRGRSDDMLILRGVNVYPTQIEAVLTHLTELSPHYQLVLSRSGSLDELRLRVESTRLDHALRLEVIRLVKAQVGVTIECELCEAGSLPRSQGGKLPRVVDGRGTR
- a CDS encoding EamA family transporter encodes the protein MNTRALLLALLITGIWGVNFIVIKWSVADAPPLLVAALRFLAAALPAVFFVPRPRLSARLLWGYGLAVGVVQFGLLYLAIQLGMSAGLGSLLMQMQAFFTALLAARVLGERVQPWQVLGIILAFSGMGVIGALSGGDLTLPSLILTLLAALGWAVSNLLVRASGDVNMFSLVVWSALIPPVPLALLAGFTSGWDAVARTFTHSGAAFWAAVLFMGLANTVLGFGVWAALIQRHGAARVAPLSLLVPVFGLVASALAYQEAFPPGKALGAALVFAGLVLHVFGGRWWRRE
- a CDS encoding GNAT family N-acetyltransferase, coding for MLPESSATARALLDAYDAQLREEAEMGSATEVDRHGPLWRGKFGARGFVSYRDLGGLSGAALDDLIAQTLDHYIRDERVTSFEWKTRGHDAPADLPERLLAHGLQAEEAETVMLGEAQRLAVDVPLPPGVRLRRIDDQADPLPDLRRAAAAQERAFGFPFGVEDFVRRLESRRGLIEIWVAEAQGEVVCTGRLEVVPGTDFAGIWGGGTVPQWRGQGIYRALTAERAKSALARGVRFLYSDSTAFSRPILQRSGLLPVTTTTPYVWPREATG
- a CDS encoding ArsR/SmtB family transcription factor; the protein is MSPAVHHDVLRALADPTRQQILEVLLLAAEARRRGECFAGSISQRLGVSQPTVSHHMKILVDAGLVTAEKKGTTVYYSLGHQGFQALQVHLAPYLDATADPQETS